AATTACCGCTCTTCTGTTAAACACCTCGAAGATATCCTGCCCATTATTTCATATGAAGAGAATGCATAATATTCGCATTCTCTTTTAAATTCATCTTTAAAAAGTTGTGCCGTGAGAGTGCCGTTTTTCTGTCCATATATGTCCCAAAACGTCCCGTAATGCCTTTTCGGTACTTTTTCACTTTTCACTTAAAACCAGTAAAGCCCTGATAACAAAGCGTTACCAGGGCTTTTACTTGTACGCCCGATGTGACTCGAACACATAACCTACGGCTTAGAAGGCCGTTGCTCTATCCGGTTGAGCTACGGGCGCATTTTACTTCGGTGAAATGTATCAATACTCTGTTCCGCTGTCAAGAGTAAATACTGAAGCTTGTTCCTTATTGGCGTAGCGACTAATTTTATTGTGCTTACAGGTGAATTAATGTTTAAGAAACTACCATTATATATTATTGGCGAACACATTGCCCCGTTTTTTCTCGGGCTGATAGTTATCGTTTTCATCTTCCTTATGAATTTCATGATAAAAACAGTGGATAAGATTCTTGGGAAAGGAATAGAGTTCACCGTCATATTGGAATACATCGGATTGAATATCGCTTGGATTCTCGCGCTTGCCGTGCCAATGTCTGTTCTCATCGCTTCATTGATGGCATATGGAAGGCTATCAGCTGATAATGAGATTTCAGCCTTAAAAGCTGCGGGAATCAGTTTCGGTAAAATGATATTTCCCGGGCTGCTGCTTGCCGGCGGAATGACAATCTTTATGATCTACTTCAATAACAGTGTTCTCCCTGAATTTAATCACAGGGCGCGTATGCTCGGCACGGACATATATCGCAAGAGACCTGATCTGAATATTCAGGAGGGCTATTTCACCAACGATATTCCGGGTTACAGCCTTCTTGTCAAAAGGAAAAGAGGCGATATCCTTGAGGATGTCACAATATACAATGATGAGACCGCTCAGGTTCAGACCACGGTTACCGCGCGAAGAGGGAAAATTACTATCAAGGGTAACAGACTGATATTTGATCTTGAAGAAGGTGAAATCCACGAACTCAATATGACCAATCGGGAAGAATACCGCCGAGTGGAGTTCGAGTACCACCGATTTACGATTCCGATAGAGAATATGACTCTTGAGCGAAGCACATCACGCAGGAGAGGCGACAGAGAAATGTCCGCTCAGATGATGAGAAAAAGGGTAAGTGATTTGGACGTAAAAATTGAATCCGCATACGATAAAATCCAACATTATTCAGAGAACAATCTTGATAAGATTTTCAAGCAGGACGTAACAGTTGACAATAGTTCCTCTGCCTCAATTGAGACCTGGACGCCCACAGACAGAGAAATGGAAAAATCCATCGGAAAATCTCTGAGAAGAGTTAAAAGGACAATTCAACTTTTAGCAAGCGAATCCACCATAATCAAGACTTACGGGCGACAGCAGAACAAATTCCGTGTGGAAATTCAGAAAAAATATTCAATTCCATTTGCCTGCATAGTTTTTATGCTCGTCGGCGCGCCTCTGGGGATTATATCCAAAAAAGGGGGTCTCGCGGTGAGTATGAGCATCAGCCTCGGATTCTTTCTTATTTATTGGTCGTTTCTAATCGCAGGCGAGGACCTTGCCGACAGAGGTATTATTTCACCTCTAATGGCTATGTGGTCGCCTAATATGCTTGTCGGAGCGTTAGGGTTATATATGTCCACACGGACGGTAAGACAGATGGGCGCGTGGGACATTGATCGGATACTGGGCAAATTCCGCACTGTTTTTTCAAGGAGAAACTCGATTGATAATTGAGTTCAAAGGAATTAAGCCTGATTTACATGAAAGTGTATTCGTTGCTGAAACGGCGGCGGTTATCGGAGACGTGAAAATTGGAGCGGACAGTTCCGTTTGGTATTCAGCAGTCATCAGAGGCGACATGCATTACATAAAAATCGGCGAGCGAACGAACATTCAGGACGGAGCTGTGTTACACGTTGTGGGCGGAAAGCTCCCGCTTGAAATCGGAAATGACGTAACTATCGGACATGCGGCAGTAGTTCACGCATGCACTGTCCACGATAAAGTTCTCATTGGAATGAACGCAACTGTTCTCGACGGAGCTACGATAGAAGAAGGATCAATAGTTGCAGCCGGAGCCGTAGTATTGGAAGGGCAAACCGTGCGGAAAAACAGTTTGGTGGCAGGAATACCGGCTCGTGAAAAGCGGAATACTTCCGAATCGGATTGGAAAAGAATTATGGACGGCTCAGACGAATATGTGCTCTATAAAGAACTATTCAGAAAGGAAAGTGGTACTCTTTGACATTATATGAACTGATTTCTCGAAAGCAGGATGGCGGCGAACTTTCAGCTGAAGAGATAGAATTTATCATTTCAGGTTACACTGACGGAACTATACCCGACTATCAAATGTCAGCGTTTCTCATGGCTGTATATTTCAAAGGGATGACAGATAGTGAAACGGGTTTTCTTCTGAAATCTATGGTAAATTCCGGAAATACGATTGACACGTCAGGCATCCCCGGAATTAAAATAGACAAGCATTCCACCGGTGGCGTGGGTGATAAAGTATCGCTGATTTTAGCTCCGCTTGTAGCCGCTGCGGGATTGCCCATACCGATGATATCAGGAAGAGGCTTAGGGCATTCAGGCGGAACCCTTGATAAACTTGAATCTATTCCGGGATTCAATGTAAGTAAAACCACCGACGAATTTTTAAAACAAGTTTCTGATATAGGCGTGGCTATTATCAGTCAATCAGAAGATATTGTTCCCGCCGACAGGAAAATGTATGCTCTTCGTGATGTGACCGCTACTGTCCGTTCTATTCCGCTCATGGCAGGAAGTATTATGTCTAAAAAAATCGCCGAGGGTATTGACGCCCTTGTTCTTGATGTAAAGACCGGAAAAGGAGCGTTTCTCACCGATATGGAAGATAGTCGTCTGCTGGCACATACGCTTGTATCAATAGGCAAACAGGCCGGAATCGACACAAAGGCTCTTATAACTGATATGTCACAGCCTCTTGGAAATGCTATCGGCAATTGGGTGGAAGTTGTGGAATCACTGAAATGCTTAAAAGGTGAAGGACCGGAAGACCTGGAGGAATTGACACTGACGCTTGGCGCTCATATGCTTGTGCTGGGCAAAATAACTGATTCGATCGATGAGGCATATTCGACTCTTAAATCACTTCTTCAGAATGGCTCGGCGTTTGATAAGTTTGTAAAGCTTGTGGAAGCTCAGAATGGAGATTCCTCACTGCTATATGATCCCGACAAATATCCGGCACCCAAACATTCCGCATCAGTAACGGCAGACTCCACGGGATTCGTAGAATCCTTAGATCCGTATGCCTTAGGCACTGCCTCTGTCTCACTTGGCGCTGGAAGATTAAAACAGGATGATAGTCTGGATAATAATGCAGGAATAATACTCCATTACAAAATTGGGGATTCTCTGAACGAAGGTGATATTTTAGCAGACGTTTATTCCGATTCAGAAGAAAAGTTAAGTTCTCAACTCCTGAACGTTAAAAACGCTTTTGAGATAGGTGACGCAGAAAACGCGCCGCCTGATTTGATTAAAGAAGTTATCTGATTGCGATAACGGGTGAACAGTTAATTAAAAATCCACATTCCCCTTTTTCTTGGTAATAGAGCCCGTATGGATCGGGCATATACCTTGGGGAACATATTTTTTATTATATATCTCGGTGGTTATCGGACAATAGGGTGTGGGATTTTTCTTCGTTACGCTGCAAATTTTCAATTCAACTATATTCGCCGGTCTTTCGAACGGTTTATCCGGCAGTTTTAAACTGTCATAAACCATCTTCATAAACATCGCCCAAATCGGCAGCGCCGCGACCGAACCTGCCTGACCATTTCCAAGCGAGACTTGCGGATCATCAATTCCCACCCATACGCCAGCTGCTATCAGCGGAGTAAATCCTACGAACCAAGCGTCGGTAAAATCATTTGTAGTCCCTGTCTTCCCTCCCGCATCTGCATAAAATTTGTATTTCACACGTGTAGAGACTCCCGTACCGGCTTTAATCGCAGATTCGAGTAAATTGGTCATAAGATATGCGGTCTCTTCGCTTAATACCTCTTTTTGTATTGGCGTGTATTCTTTAATAACGTTGCCGTACCTATCCTCAATTTTTGTGATTGTAATCGGTGAAACCAGTACACCCTTGTTAGCGAACGTCCCGAATGCCGATACTACCTCAATTGGCAACAATTCACTCGTTCCAAGAGCAATCGCCTGTACCGGGCGGATGTTAGTGGTAAATCCCATTGCTTTGGCGTAATCCCGAACAGTACTAGGCGTAATCAATTCCTGTACGACCCTGACGGAAATCAAGTTAAGCGATCTTTTCAATGCCTGTCGGAGATCTACCAATCCACCGGTAGATCCGTCATAATTTCTCGGTCGCCATCTCGTTGAATCGTCCATGAAGAGAACTACCGGCTGATTCAGCAGCATATCTGAAAGCAAATATCCATTGTCCAGCGCAGCTGTCCACACGATTGGTTTGAATATCGATCCGGGCTGCCTTTTTGCCTGCGTTGCTCTGTTGAACTTGTCGAATTTAAAATCTCTACCTCCAACCATGGCAAGAATATGTCCGGTTTTCGGGTCTTTGGCGATTAGAGATGTCTGAACCACAAGTTTTTTCCTTAGTTCTGGCGCGATCGGAATTTCCCCCCGAAGCATAGAATCCACGGATTCAATCGGATACCGGGATGTATCAATCATAGAAATAATCTCATCCGGGTTTGCCAGGAGACGCTTATTTAACACACCTTGTTGACCCAATGCCCAATCCGGAATCAGTGAGTCTGCTTCGGTTCGAACTCCTTCAATATGATTTAAGACAGCCTTCTCTGCGGCAAATTGTATACGCGTGTCGAGAGTAGTGTAAATGGTCAGACCGTCCCTAAGAATATCAACATCTAACTCTTCGGAAATACTATTAATTTCCTGCCGGACGTACTCCGTGAAATATGGAGCGTATCCTCCTATGTTAAGCTTGCGCTGAACAATAATCGGTTTTGCCCGAGCCGTAATATATTCGCTTGCGGTTATAGCGCCTCGATTGCTCATAAGCCTTAATACCAAATTACGCCGTGCCAGAGCTCTTTTGGGATTAAACAGCGGCGAATAACCACTCGGAGACTTAGGCAATGCGGCTAACATCGCAGATTCTTCTAATGTCAAATTCTGAACTTTTTTGTTAAATAATCTTCGGGAAGCAGCTTGAACTCCGTATGCCCCATGACCGAGATATATGGTGTTCAAATACATTTCTAAAATTTCATCTTTTGTGTAAGTGCGTTCGATTTCAACCGCAGTAATCATTTCCTTTATCTTGCGTGTAAATCGTTTCTCCATATTCAGGTAAAGAACCCGCGCAAGCTGCTGAGTAAGAGTACTTGCTCCCTGCTTTTTCGAAAGGGTCAGAATGTCCACTAATACAGCCCTTATCATGTCCCTTGGACTAATTCCCCAATGTGTTCTAAATCTTATATCTTCCGTAGAAATAAATGCGTTTATAACATCCACCGGTATCTCATCGAGTGGCACGAGCACTCTTCTTTCAGCGAAAAATTCGTGTATAAGAACCGAATCTGCCGAATATACCCGTGAAACAAGGTTCGGATTAAAATTTTCTAATTGTTGAAGAGAAGGCAGGTCAGCGGACATCCAATCATAATAAATCAGGCCAACTACTAATATCGAAAGGCTAATAATTAACGAAATTAAAAATTTCTGCTTCTGCCTAAAAGAAATATTTCTTTTTATGGGCTTTCTAACTCTAACTGCTACCTGCGGTCTTTTTCCCTTTGCCATGATACGTAATAATAGTGAACATCCGCCGAAAACGCAAGAATGGTTACCTGTGGCTAACATCCGTTTCAAGATCTGATTATACTAACTTTGAGATTATTATAATTGCATCCTTATTGCCTTTTTATCGGATAGTTATATATTAAAAACCGATAGAAAAGAGGGAGAGAAATGAATCGAAGCGATGCAATTGATCTTATGCACGAATATGTGGACAATAAAAACCTCCGAAAACATATGTACGCTGTAGAGGCAGCTATGAGAGCTTACGCAAAAATATACGACGAAGATGAAGAATTATGGGGCGTTACGGGGATTATTCACGATTTCGATTATGAAAAATATCCATCAGAAGAAGAACATTCCGTTGTTGGAGCCAAAATACTCGAAGAAAAAGGAGCTCCAGCCGAAGTTGTTCACGCCATCCGGTCTCATGTGCCCAACAGCAAAACTCCGAGAGATGCGTTGATGGACAAGACACTTTTTGCCGTGGATGAACTTTGCGGATTTATAGTCGCAGTCGCGCTGGTCAGACCAAGTAAACTAATCGGCGAAGTCAAAATAAAATCAATTAAAAAGAAACTGAAGCAATCGGGATTTGCGCGACAAGTGAACCGGAGTCATATAGAGCAGGGGATCGTGGAGCTCGGTGTTGAAAGGGATGAACATATGCAAACCGTCCTTGATGCTATGAAGTCAATCTCTTCCGAATTAGGACTTTAACGGACTATATTCAGCCGACACTCTAAACTCTCGTTTTCATTAACAAACAGATTCCTATTAATAAGCAGACACTAACCGTAGTTGCCGCTATAATCGAAGTGGACGGTAAATATCTTATTACAAAACGTCCCACTAAATCCCATTTGGGAGGATTTTGGGAATTCCCCGGAGGAAAGGTAAAGGAGGGTGAATCTTATACCGTTGCTCTGGCGAGAGAGATATTGGAAGAAACTAATTTGACTGTTGAGGTAGGGGATCTATTCCATGAGATTTTTCACGAATACGAAGACCGAAATATCCGCCTGTTATTTTACAATTCGACAATATTATCGGGAGACCCGTTACCATTGGAATGTGATGAAATAAAATGGATTTCGAAGAACGAATTTCCTACATATAATTTCCCGCCTGCGGATGCCGAGTTAGTGAAATTACTTTCCGCTAATTAAGTACCGCTCAGTTCTCGTTTTCTTCTGAATTAGAATATCGCCCTTGAAAAGTACCCGTTCCCTTTATAAAAATTTCATAGCCGCTTTCAGCAGCCGCTCGAATATCATAATCTTTTTCTTTAAGAAAATATTGTGCCGTCATTCCATCAAACGCAGCGATAAAATTCCGGGATATTAGTTCTTTATTCAGAGGTTTAATTAATCCTTCATCAATTCCTTCGCCAATTATTCCGGACACTAAAGCGGTCATTTCTTCATAGTATTCGTCTAAATTTTTGTTAAACTCTACATCATTCATTCTATTTAAGCACTCCGTTCGAAATTGAATCAGTATGCTCATATTCAAATCAGGGTCAAAATGAATTTCGGCAGTGATTTGTGCAAATCGCCGAAGTTTCTCTATAGCGCTCAGGTCTAAATCCAGTATTATCCAAAATCGTGATAACACTTTCTCCTTGAATGTCTTGAATACATTTAGAAACAACTCGTCTTTACTGCTGAAATATTCGTAAATGGTACCCTTGCCGACATCCGCAGCAATAGCTATATCCTCCACCTTAGCATTAAAAAATCCGTCACGAGCAAATATCACATTCGCTGAATTAATAATACGCTGCTTCTTTTTTTCTTTATCTACCCGTTTGGGCACAGGGAATTTTTCCTGAGTAGCTTTAACTTCAATCTGAAGAGAGTTACTTTCGCTTTTCTAACCGGCGAAATATTTAGAAGTATAATAAACCGATACGGAGGAAATAAGCAGGAACCCTCCGGTTATTCTTGGGTATTTCATTAGTATCTTATCATTAACCATTTCTTTGCTTGTCAGGGAATTTATTGATTCAAAGAATTTTGATGACATAAAAAACATCATTCCGAAGAGTGTGAGTAATATGCCTATAGAATAAAAAGGCAGCTTAAGAGATTCTGTGTGCGGCTGATCGTATCCGGAAGCTTTGAACAGAAAGAAAATCCCGAAACCTAATGAAATTAAACCTGATAAAAACCTGTGTTCCAACACTTTTTTATCGCTTAGCACAACAACATTTCCTGACTTATTCAACCAACCTGCCGCCTTTGGCGATAAAATCATTAATCCACCAACCACACCAAGCAATATCGAAATGGATAGTAACAGTAAGTGCATTTTATACTCCCTAGATGGATTGTTAAAATATAGTCAGAATCACTTGAATTCTTTGTCTATACTCTCCCACAAATTACAGGCTTTGGATAAGTTATCCGCATTATATATAAATTTCCATATAATTATGGCTAAAGAATTCGGTAAAAATAATTTTATCCTGTTTATTAATTCAATTCTTTGATATTAAGATTATTAGACCACTATGTGGTTTGGGACGCTATGGAATCACTAAACTCTTTATATTGCCCTATTGCTACATTTATACCACATATATATCACGTATTAACCCTATATAGTTATTTATGTTAATATGCTAAGTACTATTATCTGATTACCCTATTATATGAAGATTTGCTTTAAGATTATGGCGACCCCGTCATCGTTATTTGATAATGCGACCTTCCACGCCATTTTTTTGACCTCTTCCAACCCATTTGCCACAACTACCGAATACTTTACAAGTTCAAGGCAGCGTATGTCGTTGAGATTATCTCCGAAATATATAACTTCATCAGGCTTAATCCCCTTACGTTCCATAATCGTTAACAAGGCGTTATCTTTTTGGGCATCCGGGTGAAGTACTTCAAGCCATGATCGGTTTTTCTGGATAGAGGCTGTGACATTCCAATCATCGCCATAAAGGCTTTCCAGCTCTGCCTTACACGCCAATATCTTATCTGTCGACTCCCATACGCTAACTTCCACAGGGTCGTTTTGAAGCAGATGCTCGAAATCTGAAACTTCTATAAATGAATCTCGTGCAACAAATTCATCATTCATTCGTTTGAAGTATGCTTTTCCCTTTTCCTCAACTCCCATAAACAAAATTGGTGAAAATCTTTTTGATTCAAAATATTTTATCAACTCAGCAGCAACATCTTTATTGAGATAGTTCGTTTTTATCAGCTCGGCGCCTTCAAATATTATCGCTCCATTCTGAATTACGCGAATAAGGTCCTCTGATAATTGGCTTGAGTATTTCTCTGTCATTTTCATATTATAGCCGGTTACAAGCGCTACGGGGACATTTTGCGAAATCAGTGAACGGAATATCTCAATTGTTTCCCGGGATAACGTACCGTCATCGTGAGCAAGAGTACCGCCTATATCAGTTGCTACAAGCTTTATTTTCTCTTTTAGATTTTGCACTGAATTCTATGTTTTGCGGAACTGATAATAAAATTTATTCAGTATAGATTGACTAAGGTTCATTCGCAGTTGCAGGGTCTGGTTTGAATTCGAAGTTGAAATAATCTAATTTCATACCGTCGAGAGTCCGGGCTATGGCCCTATTTTTATTTTCAGAATAGTGTATATTGGAATATCGCATAAATTTTTGTCCGAATGTCTCCCAATGAAAAAGCATATTTAACTCATCTTTGCTGACCTTGTACAACCCCTGAAATATCATACCTTCTCTCCAAAACAGAATTGGAGTTTTGTTTAAAACATCAGCTCCGAATTGAACGGCTATATCATAATCGATTGGCATTTCAGACTTAATTTTCTTTGTCCTAATCGTTCCGCTCCATATCTCATCTCCGGCTTTGCTATAGACAGCGTCTTTTTGCCCCCTCTCCACTATGAGCATATCATAGGCTTTATCAATCTTAGCCTTTGCGATAAGACCTTCGCTTTGTTTCATCCACAAGGTATTGTCTTCAAGGTCTTTGAAGAAGATATCCCCCTCTTGAGTGCCTATTGCCAGGTGATTATCATCCCATATTTCCACAAACCCAAATAATCCTATGTGACCCGGAAATGTAATTAGTTCTTTCAATTCTCCCGTGAACGCGTCAACGATTCTAAGACATCCATAATCCACACTGTTTTTTTCATCTCTAAAACATGGCTTGGCGTTTTCTTCCGTATTTTTCCTGCTGAGCAACACATTATCGCCGCCTTTCAAAAAACCGAGCATCTCGGAATTGGTTCTCCATAGTTCTTTTCCGGATTTATCAAGTATCAGCGTCAGCGGAATTTCATACCCCGGCAAATCCCGAATAGAAATCAAACCTGTTAGGGCTATCAGAGTTGCGTTATCGTGGATGAATATTTCTTCTACTTGAAACAAATCCCCGTCAAATGAAATAGGTTTTTTAAAAATCATTTTACGTTCGGAAGAGATTAGATGAATAATTATTGATTTATATTTTCCATTTTCCGATTCGGTCACCGCTACGAATCCACTCCCATCTTTTGACAATGCTTCTGTTATTATCCGATATTTAAATAACATTACCCAATCGGCAGACGGGTTTTGAGCATTTGTCAGAGGAAGAAGAGTAAAATACAGTATTAAGACAGCGATTATTTTACTCAATCAATCCCTCTACTCTTTCTAACTCCACCACTATTGATCCGATAATCGCCTTACTTTTGATTAAAACAGGAACTTTTCTGTGATCATCGGTCACCCACACCGATATTTGACCCTCATTTTTGAAAAGTCCCCCACTTTTGAGCATAGGTTCAATCAGAAAACAATCAAACAACCCCGCCTTGACCACCACCCTTTCTTTCCGTATTATTCTTAATTCCAGTGGATATAATTTGTCATTATCCAGGACATCCACTGTGAGAGTCTTTCCAACTTCCAATTTACGCGTCCTCATATAATACATTGCCGACAATATATCGAGTGTGAATTCCGGTATATCCAAAATCCTTGAACCTTTTGAGGTTATTGATACCGCTTTCATACTATCGATGTCAAACTCCACCGAATAATCGTAAGAGT
This genomic interval from Candidatus Neomarinimicrobiota bacterium contains the following:
- a CDS encoding gamma carbonic anhydrase family protein; the protein is MIIEFKGIKPDLHESVFVAETAAVIGDVKIGADSSVWYSAVIRGDMHYIKIGERTNIQDGAVLHVVGGKLPLEIGNDVTIGHAAVVHACTVHDKVLIGMNATVLDGATIEEGSIVAAGAVVLEGQTVRKNSLVAGIPAREKRNTSESDWKRIMDGSDEYVLYKELFRKESGTL
- a CDS encoding HDIG domain-containing protein, translated to MNRSDAIDLMHEYVDNKNLRKHMYAVEAAMRAYAKIYDEDEELWGVTGIIHDFDYEKYPSEEEHSVVGAKILEEKGAPAEVVHAIRSHVPNSKTPRDALMDKTLFAVDELCGFIVAVALVRPSKLIGEVKIKSIKKKLKQSGFARQVNRSHIEQGIVELGVERDEHMQTVLDAMKSISSELGL
- a CDS encoding HAD family hydrolase; protein product: MQNLKEKIKLVATDIGGTLAHDDGTLSRETIEIFRSLISQNVPVALVTGYNMKMTEKYSSQLSEDLIRVIQNGAIIFEGAELIKTNYLNKDVAAELIKYFESKRFSPILFMGVEEKGKAYFKRMNDEFVARDSFIEVSDFEHLLQNDPVEVSVWESTDKILACKAELESLYGDDWNVTASIQKNRSWLEVLHPDAQKDNALLTIMERKGIKPDEVIYFGDNLNDIRCLELVKYSVVVANGLEEVKKMAWKVALSNNDDGVAIILKQIFI
- a CDS encoding (deoxy)nucleoside triphosphate pyrophosphohydrolase; this encodes MDGKYLITKRPTKSHLGGFWEFPGGKVKEGESYTVALAREILEETNLTVEVGDLFHEIFHEYEDRNIRLLFYNSTILSGDPLPLECDEIKWISKNEFPTYNFPPADAELVKLLSAN
- a CDS encoding TetR/AcrR family transcriptional regulator, whose amino-acid sequence is MPKRVDKEKKKQRIINSANVIFARDGFFNAKVEDIAIAADVGKGTIYEYFSSKDELFLNVFKTFKEKVLSRFWIILDLDLSAIEKLRRFAQITAEIHFDPDLNMSILIQFRTECLNRMNDVEFNKNLDEYYEEMTALVSGIIGEGIDEGLIKPLNKELISRNFIAAFDGMTAQYFLKEKDYDIRAAAESGYEIFIKGTGTFQGRYSNSEENEN
- a CDS encoding LptF/LptG family permease is translated as MFKKLPLYIIGEHIAPFFLGLIVIVFIFLMNFMIKTVDKILGKGIEFTVILEYIGLNIAWILALAVPMSVLIASLMAYGRLSADNEISALKAAGISFGKMIFPGLLLAGGMTIFMIYFNNSVLPEFNHRARMLGTDIYRKRPDLNIQEGYFTNDIPGYSLLVKRKRGDILEDVTIYNDETAQVQTTVTARRGKITIKGNRLIFDLEEGEIHELNMTNREEYRRVEFEYHRFTIPIENMTLERSTSRRRGDREMSAQMMRKRVSDLDVKIESAYDKIQHYSENNLDKIFKQDVTVDNSSSASIETWTPTDREMEKSIGKSLRRVKRTIQLLASESTIIKTYGRQQNKFRVEIQKKYSIPFACIVFMLVGAPLGIISKKGGLAVSMSISLGFFLIYWSFLIAGEDLADRGIISPLMAMWSPNMLVGALGLYMSTRTVRQMGAWDIDRILGKFRTVFSRRNSIDN
- a CDS encoding DUF3108 domain-containing protein encodes the protein MLIKSVGTSKMLLNLILLFMFSFQLSGNDVEEKSSASKENKAFKVGEKLTFSIGYEFIPAGKTILTVEKIITIKGKKTYHISSRTKSHRFFDPFFKVRDEIDTYMDIDSFRSIKFRKKLREGRYSYDYSVEFDIDSMKAVSITSKGSRILDIPEFTLDILSAMYYMRTRKLEVGKTLTVDVLDNDKLYPLELRIIRKERVVVKAGLFDCFLIEPMLKSGGLFKNEGQISVWVTDDHRKVPVLIKSKAIIGSIVVELERVEGLIE
- a CDS encoding thymidine phosphorylase, yielding MTLYELISRKQDGGELSAEEIEFIISGYTDGTIPDYQMSAFLMAVYFKGMTDSETGFLLKSMVNSGNTIDTSGIPGIKIDKHSTGGVGDKVSLILAPLVAAAGLPIPMISGRGLGHSGGTLDKLESIPGFNVSKTTDEFLKQVSDIGVAIISQSEDIVPADRKMYALRDVTATVRSIPLMAGSIMSKKIAEGIDALVLDVKTGKGAFLTDMEDSRLLAHTLVSIGKQAGIDTKALITDMSQPLGNAIGNWVEVVESLKCLKGEGPEDLEELTLTLGAHMLVLGKITDSIDEAYSTLKSLLQNGSAFDKFVKLVEAQNGDSSLLYDPDKYPAPKHSASVTADSTGFVESLDPYALGTASVSLGAGRLKQDDSLDNNAGIILHYKIGDSLNEGDILADVYSDSEEKLSSQLLNVKNAFEIGDAENAPPDLIKEVI
- a CDS encoding PBP1A family penicillin-binding protein encodes the protein MAKGKRPQVAVRVRKPIKRNISFRQKQKFLISLIISLSILVVGLIYYDWMSADLPSLQQLENFNPNLVSRVYSADSVLIHEFFAERRVLVPLDEIPVDVINAFISTEDIRFRTHWGISPRDMIRAVLVDILTLSKKQGASTLTQQLARVLYLNMEKRFTRKIKEMITAVEIERTYTKDEILEMYLNTIYLGHGAYGVQAASRRLFNKKVQNLTLEESAMLAALPKSPSGYSPLFNPKRALARRNLVLRLMSNRGAITASEYITARAKPIIVQRKLNIGGYAPYFTEYVRQEINSISEELDVDILRDGLTIYTTLDTRIQFAAEKAVLNHIEGVRTEADSLIPDWALGQQGVLNKRLLANPDEIISMIDTSRYPIESVDSMLRGEIPIAPELRKKLVVQTSLIAKDPKTGHILAMVGGRDFKFDKFNRATQAKRQPGSIFKPIVWTAALDNGYLLSDMLLNQPVVLFMDDSTRWRPRNYDGSTGGLVDLRQALKRSLNLISVRVVQELITPSTVRDYAKAMGFTTNIRPVQAIALGTSELLPIEVVSAFGTFANKGVLVSPITITKIEDRYGNVIKEYTPIQKEVLSEETAYLMTNLLESAIKAGTGVSTRVKYKFYADAGGKTGTTNDFTDAWFVGFTPLIAAGVWVGIDDPQVSLGNGQAGSVAALPIWAMFMKMVYDSLKLPDKPFERPANIVELKICSVTKKNPTPYCPITTEIYNKKYVPQGICPIHTGSITKKKGNVDF